The region CCAACACAGATTACCTTTTCTATTTCGGCAGCCGCCACAAAGTCAAagatcctctatctgagttgcTAGATTTGGTTCCGGCTGTACTCTTTGTCCTCAGCCTCGACCCCTTCCTCTGCCTCGGCCATGACCTGCATCTTGGTAAACGACTACTTTCTCGGCTGGGTCTGGTTAATTAACAGCTCGACCTCCCTTGACTCAAGTGTTAGGCACCATCCCAAGTATTTATGCCATAATGTATAGTAAGGAAGAATACTATCCTTGTAATAAATGAGCATACCATTTTTTCTGATaaacaagaaagaagaaccataatGATTCGACTCAAAATAGGTAGCCATAATATATAGGGATATAACCTAggaatacaaaatgatcatgaaagATCATGCCATAGGATTTTAGTTAGCAGGATGATAAATACAAAAAGAGAACCCCAACTACACATCGGATTTCTACATATGCTTGCTACAGctacaccaaagtcctacaaactagtaggtttgcaaggtcttttacaaaaagtatcaacaagactctcaTAGCATAACCTACTATAGGATATCCATCAGGTTATCCAGCTTTATGTCGGTATCCTCGTCCGGCTTCTCAGGATCCTCCTCTGCCTCGAGGTAAGCTATCGATCATGGAGATAGGATAATCCATGGCCCAAACGCTAGCTCGATCTACGTACGGAAGTCATACCATGTGTCGCGAATTAGTCGCCAATGTCTGTGACAAaaccacactacaagaaaaaacagtattcataacacttaaaaactgctaaccgggagtattgataacgcttctgaaaacgctaacatagcccctgttattaaaagtcctgtcttttctataacagtattcgaatgttatgttcgatgttttcttaaactattcaataacacatttttagttgctataatattcaaataacaacatttagttagagtatttgattataaatttggagtttaatcttaaactttatgcataacactttccaactgttatgaaaattgttatatttgatcattttataacatttttagttcattctattatataaatcataactttttgtcccaattataatatattatacaaagcaaccataattattgtaaattctcccagtaatatgcatttttaattgttataaaaagtttttattattgtattttgattaaaaaaatcacaattgatcacaagtgtaatattaaatagatcaattttttttttaaatattcaatatatatgataaaccatgactatttttacatttgaagacaaactacttcaaaccatgacactatccacttcaaaagttcttagttctaacctgaatttgaaagcatacataataaaattctatagtcttgcacatcttgtgcttcaaaagtaaaaacgagaaacataacaagatacacaaaaagtaaaccatgaagcttcctccaccctccaattcatcatctattccattgtgcacttgtctttgctgtaaagttgatttgcttagctacacaagagtttaaataattaatgcttaaacttagagttaatagtaaactaaaatagTACACTTAGACAAGTCAGCCTATAATCAATAAAGCTTACTGGAATAACCAATACACCAAAAGGAGGACCAAATAATTGAAAATAGGATGTGTAGATGATTACtgtatcaaaaataaaattagacttaatacatgaaaaataatttattttaaaagagaaattaaatatGATTTGGGATAATAAATAATACAAGGAATCAATTAGCATAGTCCAAGAAGCTAGCTGCAAGAAGCAAGCTGTCATCTAGCTCATTCACAAGGCAAAGCTTAGAAATTCATTTATAtggaaaatcatgattattaaagTTGTTGTGAAGTGTATTAAGGAACCAATAAATGTTAAATAATTTGTTTTTCTTGTAAATATTTAGCCCTCTCTTATATATAGAAAGACAAAGCTATGGCTAAACAATAGAATCATGGAAagtttattggttcattaataaTATTAAACTCGAGAAGCCTTATGCAATACAGTTGATAGTCTATAACAGAATACAAAGTTGGTATATGCATATAGCAAAATATTTAGAGCAACATAACTAACAGAATCCTATTTGAGCTTGCAACAATATCTCAAAACTGTACATGGAAGAATTTAAGTAGCATAAAGATCTATTAAAACTACAACTAGTTCACATTTAGAGTTTAGTGTTCAAATTCTAGTTTGTACTTCCAGTTTCACACCCAATGCAAAATTCAGGAAAACATTATCATGCTAACTAAGTGGGGGTGATAATATGATTTTATCTACACTGATGTGTTAGTTTTTAATAGAGGTTAGTGAAAAAGCTTCTCACTTTAGGGTAGGCACTATTAAGAATAAGATCATATCCATTCTAAAATATATGCAAATttctatatatgaatatatatttttcacatttctTCTACAGATTGAAAGGAGTTGCAACTAATCTCCTTACCAAGCATCATTTAAGAATATTTTATTCTGCAATTCCTATCACATCTGTTATAGCTTCACTAAGTTCCATAGAATTAAGCAAGAATAGTAATGCAAAAGTTAACAGGCTAAAAGGACAAAGAACAAGCAATGTCTGACCAAACACTTTTTGACAACATATTAAAACAGAGATTATAGGTAGGTACTAACTCAAATTTTTAAGGTTTAAAAAATGGTCAGTAAAGCATAAATTTTTCTTACTCAAAGGAACTCTCAGACCACCAGTGAAGTCAAGTAAGGAAATCCAATGTAGATCTCAACTTTAAAAAATTATGCATACgaaaaaaataatagataattaaatctAAATATGATTAAGATGCATTAAACTTACCCATAGGTCCTGTCCCTGTTTCTCGACTATAATCAATCAAGTCTTTCATACTATTAACCACTTCAGAAATCTGAAAGGCAAGCATTAATGTAATTAGAATTTAAAAGAAAGggcaaaaaacaaaaaacaaaaaatcaataaaacagtAACCAAAAAGCTACTAATGAAAAGTTGTCTTAGAGTTGAGTCTGATCATATATTATAACATTTCTAAGTCTTTCTCAATATGCATTCACAAAGTATTACAAACGCAAACTTATTTGGAAAGATGGTTATAACTAAAATACAAGTGATATGAGatattatataatattgtttagaCACTCCAAACTCGTGAAAAGAAACTACTTGAAATATTACTGTGCTATAAAGATGACATAAAGGTGAAAGTGAAACTTTTTGCCACTGTGTCTTGATAACATTTAATGATATCTCACCAAAAACTAGCAGATTCCCAAAACACACCCACAAATAAttaaatgtcacaatcataaacaAAAACTGAAACACTAAGGATATACATTTTCCTTTAAAGAAAAAATTACCTACAAGCAGCGTACGTATCTCTTCGTATAGCCTAAATCATTCACCAACAGCACCTCCAAAGTTTTCACCAATTGGCGAGCTAATGCCACAAACCTAACATACAATTAGCCCCATTTAAATCCAGTCAGGACGAGGTTGAAAAAATGGATGAAAAAGTCTCTGTCACTGAAAATATTCTTGAGCACAAGGTGAGTTATGGTCTTTCATgagatattttcaaatataatgaGTGTACTTCAAATAAGACTAATGGAGGCGTTTGCATTTTGACAGGTCAAGGCTAGAATTCAAGCCCTTACTTTTTTGACAGGTCATGGCTAGAAAGAGCTTTGATAGTTGAAGAGGTTCAAAACCAGAACTTTGAATTGAGGAGACAGATTGAGATCTGCCAGGTATTTATAACATCACAACAGATTCTATTTTGTTGGTTCGGCATAGACATATCGTGAGGCTGAATTGTCAAGGTAACTGACATGTGTAACATGTGCAGGAAGAAAATAGAATCCTTGAGAAAACAAACTGCCAAAAGGTTCAGGAGGTGGAAAAGCTTAGCCAAACCATTCAAGAACTTGAGGAGGTTGTTCTAGCTGGAGGAGTTGCAGTCAATGCTATTCACGATTACAAATGACAGATAGAAGAATTGAATGTGAGTCTAGATAAATTTACGTGTTGTCTTTTTGACAATTATGGTATGCTAACCTCATTTGAGTAAAAAATTCAGGAGGAAAAGAGGACTCTAGAGCGAGAACTTGCAAGAGCAAAAGTTTCAGCAAACCGCATAGCAACTGTGGTGGCCAATGAGTGGAAGGATGAAAATGATAAAGTTATACCAGTTAAGCAGTGGCTGGAAGAAAGAAGGCTTATGCAGGTATAGTTTGATTACCTTAGAAATTTCCTACAAATCCTACATTTGACACAATGTTACAACCCAGTTATGCCTTTCCACTGCTTTTCATCTATTGTTCTTTCTAGTTGTACGAGTCTCCTTACAAATGAAAGAAGAAACTTATTATTATGTATATGTTAGCATTTATTTTCACGTATTCTGTGAATGTTCAATTCTACAATATGTAGGCagtaaaaaaacaacacaaaccaGTAACAAAATACACCAAAGCCAATAGCGAAATAAATATTCTAAGCCATTAAACCAGTAGCAAAATGCACCAAAgatgttttaaaaaaatacctTCTTGCTATAAAAAAATTCCATATGCACTAACAAAATGCAAAAGTAATgccatcacaaaaaaaaaaaaaaaaaaaccaagctcTTCTCTTTGTTGTGTAATAATGACTAAATGATATTCACATTCAGTCATAATACAAACAATATATAGCAACCACCAAAAAACTCTATTTGAAAGGGTTTGTAAAATTTTGTAACACTAAATGTGCATAAGAATGGATCAAGGAAAAGAACAAACCTCCAAATTGTCAAGAGTGACATGCCCAACCTTGATCATCCCATTTTCCATCATCATTCAATTGGTAGACCTTAACATTGAAATTTATGTTCAAAAACTAAGGTTAATTAGTCAAACAAACATATGTATACATAGGTTAATTAGTTATACATAGCTAAAAATAAAACTTCACCTGAGAATGAGACACGCATGGAGAGGAagatagagaaaaaaagagaacCACATCTGGGCCCTTGTTCTTGCTTGTCGCCTGAGGGTTGAggcagagagaaagaaaaagggagGGTGTTGTGGTGTGATTCAAGGGATCAAAAACTGCACTAAATTGCTTGGTGGGAGGTCTAAGCTCATAACACAACAACTAAAAAATCTTCAGTCTTGCAAGTTAAATGGCCAGATATTCACCATAACGTCGAGTAACATGAGAGTATAAGACATTCAGATAAAAAACATctatcatataaataaatatactaTACTAAGAGGAGCAAGATCAATAGAGACTAAATAGATCAGATATACAGAacagaaaacaataaaaatactAATGAATAATTCGGATTCGAAAATTTCCATACTAATGAATAATTCAGATATACAAGTTAATTTACTGTGTCAGCAAATGCTGTGACTCTTTGAGATGCCaaaggaagtgcatgaaacctGGGATCTTTAGACTGCATAACAAAAGGTAAAACTTGTGAGCATCATCTCCTTACCCCACAAGAAGTTCCAGCAAGGAATGCGACAAAATCTTTTTTCAGTCATTAAAAACTAATATGCCTCTGAAATTGAAATATTGGTATCATGTACCTGACTTAAAAGGTTAAAGAGCTTCCGGGCCTTCTCAGTAATGTCAACAAGCCGCACTGCTGCCACATCTAAGGCAGCCCTTCCACCCATAGATGCTTCTCCATTACTGTCATCACCAACATGTGATGGGCTTTGGTCCACACTTGAACCAAATACTGACAAAGACAAAGTCGTGCTTAATCTAGCAAGAGTAGCTCTCAAGGAAGCTTCAAAACCAGAGGGCCTGCTAGTTAAACAGTCTGAAACTGTGAGGATCTACAAAGCCCCTTGAACAATGGACCATTCCTCCTCATTTGAAATCAATTCAACTTTTCGTGCAGTGTTGCCATCTCTCTTGTCTGATCCCATCTCTTTCTTTGAACCAACACCATCATGGTCTACTCCacagatgtaatgacccaactactctagacttttggaccattaacgaaaactaaacatactaatccttaataaaacttacattgtgaaaataccataactttattaggaacttgtaaaaataagagttacttacataaattgtcaagtaggatatgggatcccattgttttaaaaacaaaacataatttaaaataaaaaggagttacatagcaagtgcggaaaaatacatgtaaaaccataaaaacaagactacatcctcgaaaatcaaactctcgactccttgaatccattcatcaccgatacacattccccaagcattcacgaatcttaccgccactatagctattttcctgcacatataaacaaaaaggaatgagcctaatgcccagcaaggaaaatctaccacatagttcatatacatcaatttcataagaaacataaaaacataacataacatacattacacttttatcatacacatactataatggccattattacttggggtcccatagactaaacaagtcatatgcccatgagattagtggggtcctactagctaagcaggtcatatgcccataatctatttagggtcttgttagtcatatgggtcatatgcccaagcctacaaacatacatatcataacacttatcataacataagaaacataagataacatataaaacatataacatatgaatttctatcctattttccttacaaaaatatcaggataagaggacagagttgggactttggaacactcctaagaaccatttgaaaaagagtgagtatagtgaagaagagaaatgaaaagaatggaaggactaaaccattgacaaaaatacttaccaaaacctttttgctcaagaacttagatttcctaaccaaaataaagattaaggttagaggttgagtagaagactatgagaacttaaaataaaataataccaatgaactaaggtgtagaaataccttgaagacttgtagaccaatctaaacctcgaaccaaaatactatgaaaccttacttccccaagtgtttgataagcttatgatttccccacccaagtgtttacactctcacactcacctagcaacatGCAGCTTctaaacttagagtaaaaggtgaataatggatgggtactaggtcctatttatagagtttaggaatgaaaggatcttaatttaacttgaataaaaataatggctttttaagtgaaaataatttgaataatcgttcagcagaggctgaagactcgttcaaaaaggtgttggacttatcaaaaggttgaatggctgaatggaaaaaaaattcaaaaactttcaaaataagctgaaggaggcgatatatcgccccctgtaggcgatatatcgcctgggctagtatgcccgaggcagtcgtacatcatttcgtgtttttcgtatctatgtgctgcgatatatcgccccctatagttgcgatatatcggcattcgttgattatttaaacatgaaattacacatttttagcttaattcaaattgagtaaacagccttgactaagcccttaaacgtattcaaagctgctgactgaccttagagcattcaaactttacccttattaaatttaatcctcaaaatacttaatccttaatcacccattcataacatgtgcttaaaatcctattggttcttatctaaaccttatagtataatatatattatccttaatatcaaccatattaatcaaaccttaggttaacattaatattcttaaactatatgttaaacttagaaaatctacaagtactactatgagtgtccaaataattcccggtctgaaccaaaaatccacagttataaagataatactatagatactataatactactatataactagctaagtaaatttcttggactctacaatagaCCACTCTTAATGATCTTAGTGTCTCTTGTAAAGCAGAGATATATTGTAACATTATGTCATCAAGTGCAAGAATTAGTTCATCTGCCTCAGAATCACCAGTAAAGTTGATACACCTTTCTACAGCTGCCTCAAGAAGTACAATGATATGGGGAATAGATTCCTCCATTCTGAAAACTGTTTCACTGAGTTCAATCCCATGGGCACCCACACCACGAGTAACAGCTCCCCTGAGATCCACCCCAGCAATTTCAGAAGAAAGGATGGCCCGCTCCATCTGTCCATACCTTATATACATATTCAATCATTAATCAAAAATGAACATAGCATTTACAGAATCTAGTatataatgaagaaaaaataacagaaaaaagttttcaaaaaaaaaaacctagataTTTTAGAAGAATGTGGAAGTGCAAAAGAGTTTATGATTCTTACCTTTGTTTAAATGATTCAAAGGGAGAGTACACTACCTTCAGTGTATTCATTAGAACTCGAAGATCAAAATCTGAAAAGGAATGCTGAATATTTCTAGCAAAAGTCTGTGTCACGTTGTGTAACTCAATCAATGCCTCATTCACCTC is a window of Humulus lupulus chromosome 4, drHumLupu1.1, whole genome shotgun sequence DNA encoding:
- the LOC133832019 gene encoding conserved oligomeric Golgi complex subunit 7-like, producing MNTLKVVYSPFESFKQRYGQMERAILSSEIAGVDLRGAVTRGVGAHGIELSETVFRMEESIPHIIVLLEAAVERCINFTGDSEADELILALDDIMLQYISALQETLRSLRVLGHYICGVDHDGVGSKKEMGSDKRDGNTARKVELISNEEEWSIVQGAL